The Mugil cephalus isolate CIBA_MC_2020 chromosome 11, CIBA_Mcephalus_1.1, whole genome shotgun sequence genome includes a window with the following:
- the mex3a gene encoding RNA-binding protein MEX3A, translated as MLVNLRRNGTGGRLVLSRRGGDLCKPDWVEQRVAQPHLSAQTALCPVRPELGERLLYCGVWRIEREGAGLWEGLAQRGELEGGGGEEEEAARVLFLQSLSPVFVSHTLLLAMPSLLVLAGIMEKNGGYGGDLAGSGFGSEGLLVPPDEEEDDSRALRVALGQLSLLGLGEGEDGGGAPTTGVQDRSNNNNNHHNHTNSGGGGGGDTAILQGKSKLCALYESSSSETKGRGCNITECVPVPSSEHVAEIVGRQGCKIKALRAKTNTYIKTPVRGEEPVFLITGRKEDVALARREIISAAEHFSMLRASRNKLGVSFSGSPPTPLPGQTTIQVRVPYRVVGLVVGPKGSTIKRIQQQTCTYIVTPSRDRDPVFEITGSPSNAERAREEIEAHIAFRTGGLHDHNNENDCLGPNGGSSPAGSGGGLESRLQQVWGLQGGQRKPLTSSYRQNFSDAMVGGGGGGGGGGGGGGGGNGGNNEGGGIYNKSNFSSSGEKPCSYFGSEGGTQSWGDPDYPKQVAFYAQQRSKSFGGLPLPLTRLSPGLPEPCGGGGGNNNSSVTSIVPVSGSPHAQARRAHSEPISAGDGFPGRLPVPDSPPAVVRDCMTCFESKVTAALVPCGHNLFCMECAIRICELNHPECPVCHTQVTQAIRIFS; from the exons ATGCTTGTGAACCTGAGACGGAATGGAACGGGAGGGCGGCTCGTTTTGTCTCGGCGAGGAGGGGATCTGTGTAAACCAGACTGGGTGGAGCAACGCGTCGCCCAGCCCCATCTCTCCGCGCAGACGGCCTTGTGTCCCGTTCGCCCGGAGCTCGGAGAGAGACTACTGTACTGTGGAGTCTGGcggatagagagagagggggctGGTCTATGGGAGGGACTAGCGCAAAGGGGGGAAttggaaggaggagggggcgaggaggaggaggcggcacGGGTGCTGTTTCTCCAGTCTCTTTCCCCTGTCTTTGTCTCACACACTCTTTTGTTAGCCATGCCTAGCCTGCTGGTTCTAGCAGGGATCATGGAGAAAAATGGGGGCTACGGCGGGGATCTGGCCGGCTCCGGCTTCGGCAGCGAAGGTCTCCTGGTGCCGCCCgacgaggaggaagacgacTCCCGTGCCCTCAGGGTCGCGCTGGGCCAGTTGTCTCTGCTGGGGCTCGGGGAAGGCGAGGACGGCGGCGGAGCCCCGACAACGGGAGTACAGGACCggagtaacaacaacaacaaccaccacaaccacaccaacagcggcggcggcggcgggggggACACGGCGATCCTGCAAGGGAAGAGCAAGTTGTGCGCCCTGTACGAGAGCTCCTCAAGTGAGACGAAAGGACGAGGCTGCAACATAACAGAATGCGTCCCAGTGCCCAGCTCTGAACATGTGGCCGAAATAGTGGGGagacaag GCTGCAAGATCAAAGCCCTGCGGGCCAAGACCAACACCTACATCAAGACCCCGGTCCGAGGCGAGGAGCCCGTGTTCCTGATCACCGGGCGGAAGGAGGACGTGGCCCTGGCCCGCCGCGAGATCATCTCCGCCGCGGAGCACTTCTCCATGCTGCGGGCGTCCCGCAACAAGCTGGGGGTGTCCTTCAGCGGGTCCCCGCCCACCCCTCTGCCGGGCCAGACCACCATTCAGGTGAGAGTGCCATACCGCGTGGTGGGGCTGGTGGTGGGGCCCAAGGGCTCCACCATAAAACGCATCCAGCAGCAGACGTGCACTTACATCGTGACCCCGAGCCGGGACCGCGACCCCGTCTTCGAGATCACGGGGTCGCCGAGCAACGCCGAGCGGGCCCGCGAGGAGATCGAGGCCCACATCGCCTTCCGGACAGGAGGCCTGCACGACCACAACAACGAGAACGACTGCCTGGGGCCCAACGGCGGGAGCAGCCCGGCGGGCAGCGGCGGCGGTTTGGAGAGCCGGCTACAGCAGGTGTGGGGGCTGCAGGGGGGCCAGCGCAAGCCTCTCACCAGCAGCTACCGCCAGAACTTCTCAGATGCCATGGtcggaggagggggaggaggaggcggaggaggaggaggcggcggtggaggCAACGGCGGTAACAACGAGGGAGGGGGGATCTACAACAAGAGCAACTTCTCCAGCTCCGGAGAGAAGCCGTGCTCTTATTTCGGATCGGAGGGGGGCACCCAGAGCTGGGGCGACCCCGACTACCCCAAACAGGTGGCCTTCTACGCCCAGCAGCGCTCCAAAAGCTTCGGAGGGCTCCCGCTCCCCCTGACCAGACTCTCCCCGGGCTTGCCCGAGCCCtgcggaggaggcggaggcaacaacaactcttcagTCACCAGCATCGTGCCCGTGTCCGGCTCGCCCCACGCCCAGGCCCGCCGCGCCCACAGCGAGCCCATCTCGGCCGGCGACGGCTTCCCGGGCCGCCTCCCGGTGCCGGACTCGCCGCCGGCCGTCGTGCGGGACTGCATGACCTGCTTTGAGAGCAAAGTGACGGCTGCCTTGGTGCCCTGTGGCCATAACCTCTTCTGCATGGAGTGCGCCATCCGAATCTGTGAGCTCAACCACCCGGAGTGCCCCGTGTGCCACACCCAGGTCACGCAGGCCATCCGAATATTCTCCTAA